One window from the genome of Dyella sp. A6 encodes:
- a CDS encoding NUDIX hydrolase → MTLPSQSLQVALRHYHDLWQGEAEQAAEFIAFAHSHPDVFHRHHRTGHFTGSAWLVSADGERVLLMHHRKLGRWLQPGGHADGEADLAGVALREAQEETGVAGLQVLGGIFDIDRHRIPARGDEPEHWHYDVRYVVCAGDDERFHINHEAHALAWRPVAEVANDPALDASLRRMADKWLRRRAG, encoded by the coding sequence ATGACGCTGCCAAGCCAATCGTTGCAGGTTGCCCTGCGCCACTACCATGACCTATGGCAGGGGGAGGCGGAGCAGGCTGCCGAATTCATCGCGTTCGCGCATTCGCACCCCGATGTTTTTCATCGCCATCACCGAACCGGGCATTTCACCGGGTCGGCCTGGCTGGTCAGCGCCGACGGCGAGCGCGTACTGCTGATGCATCACCGCAAGCTCGGCCGCTGGCTGCAGCCCGGAGGGCATGCCGACGGCGAAGCGGATCTGGCGGGCGTGGCCCTGCGCGAAGCTCAGGAAGAAACCGGTGTGGCCGGGCTGCAGGTCCTGGGGGGAATCTTCGACATCGATCGCCACCGGATTCCGGCCCGTGGCGATGAGCCGGAGCATTGGCACTACGACGTGCGCTACGTCGTTTGTGCCGGTGATGACGAGCGCTTCCATATCAACCACGAGGCCCATGCGCTGGCCTGGCGCCCAGTGGCCGAAGTGGCGAACGATCCCGCACTGGATGCATCGTTGCGCCGCATGGCCGACAAGTGGTTGCGGCGTCGGGCCGGCTAG